In Helianthus annuus cultivar XRQ/B chromosome 9, HanXRQr2.0-SUNRISE, whole genome shotgun sequence, the following are encoded in one genomic region:
- the LOC110877985 gene encoding uncharacterized protein LOC110877985 isoform X1: protein MTETQTIIDEECIPMKYDKTPVKIRDFRMSICIWSGVSRTCFKFYVCFYTRFCFPVVAGITGLGGSLTRDQKRISVGDCILKRHCSGINQRLTIVNKAVIATETFKKARVYESCRAAEPSTRHMETGYVTAATGANICDLHRVSRDAIRQKRSRTLVDHKDLACERECNRVRTTAYRLVKLKIINFNQERTSCGGLKTRS from the exons ATGACTGAGACACAAACAATCATCGATGAGGAGTGTATTCCGATGAAGTATGACAAGACTCCAGTGAAGATCCG AGATTTCCGTATGTCGATCTGTATTTGGTCAGGTGTCTCCCGTACGTGTTTTAAGTTTTATGTCTGTTTTTATACCAGATTCTGCTTCCCTGTGGTCGCCGGAATAACG ggtttagggggaTCACTGACAAGAGATCAAAAGAGGATAAGCGTAGGTGATTGCATACTGAAACGACATTGTTCAGGCATTAATCAACGGCTTACTATCGTTAACAAGGCAGTCATTGCAACAGAGACGTTTAAAAAGGCACGGGTTTATGAGTCATGCAGAGCTGCTGAACCATCCACAAGACACatggaaaccggatatgtcacaGCAGCCACTGGTGCAAACATTTGTGATCTCCACCGTGTAAGTAGGGATGCCATTCGGCAGAAGAGAAGTAGGACCCTGGTTGATCACAAGG ATTTAGCATGTGAAAGGGAATGCAACAGGGTGAGGACTACCGCCTACCGGTTGGTTAAGTTAAAGATAATCAACTTCAAT CAAGAAAGAACAAGCTGTGGTGGTTTAAAGACGCGGTCCTGA
- the LOC110877985 gene encoding uncharacterized protein LOC110877985 isoform X2: MTETQTIIDEECIPMKYDKTPVKIRFCFPVVAGITGLGGSLTRDQKRISVGDCILKRHCSGINQRLTIVNKAVIATETFKKARVYESCRAAEPSTRHMETGYVTAATGANICDLHRVSRDAIRQKRSRTLVDHKDLACERECNRVRTTAYRLVKLKIINFNQERTSCGGLKTRS, from the exons ATGACTGAGACACAAACAATCATCGATGAGGAGTGTATTCCGATGAAGTATGACAAGACTCCAGTGAAGATCCG ATTCTGCTTCCCTGTGGTCGCCGGAATAACG ggtttagggggaTCACTGACAAGAGATCAAAAGAGGATAAGCGTAGGTGATTGCATACTGAAACGACATTGTTCAGGCATTAATCAACGGCTTACTATCGTTAACAAGGCAGTCATTGCAACAGAGACGTTTAAAAAGGCACGGGTTTATGAGTCATGCAGAGCTGCTGAACCATCCACAAGACACatggaaaccggatatgtcacaGCAGCCACTGGTGCAAACATTTGTGATCTCCACCGTGTAAGTAGGGATGCCATTCGGCAGAAGAGAAGTAGGACCCTGGTTGATCACAAGG ATTTAGCATGTGAAAGGGAATGCAACAGGGTGAGGACTACCGCCTACCGGTTGGTTAAGTTAAAGATAATCAACTTCAAT CAAGAAAGAACAAGCTGTGGTGGTTTAAAGACGCGGTCCTGA